The Campylobacter concisus genome has a window encoding:
- the fliH gene encoding flagellar assembly protein FliH, with product MKSSVITSETSPAHFIENYRFKVLGSNERAQDSAPVLIEENNLSEELNEQNLEQGGENFTPQNQPVHQMQPNMQNHFAPQPQNSQAHQPGFDSSFVEELLKKTDELSSNIIKLQMQIENQESEFAKRLEAEIARAKEDGKNEGIAQTNATNEAKIKELEAKFSASAAKLDEQYAKFDEFLKKSEDELGQTAIKIAKEVIEKEVSSASSQIAHHLANSLIKELSDVKNIEIRVNPEDSDYLKEQFSKNERVKVSADDAISKGGVVIISEGGNIDATMQTRLEKLKMLVNNE from the coding sequence ATGAAAAGTAGCGTAATAACAAGTGAGACCTCGCCAGCTCATTTTATAGAAAATTATAGATTTAAGGTGCTTGGGAGCAATGAAAGAGCCCAAGATAGCGCACCTGTTTTGATAGAAGAGAACAACCTTAGTGAAGAGCTAAATGAGCAAAATTTAGAGCAAGGTGGTGAAAATTTCACGCCGCAAAACCAGCCAGTTCACCAAATGCAACCAAACATGCAAAATCACTTTGCACCTCAGCCTCAAAACAGCCAAGCTCACCAGCCTGGATTTGACTCGAGTTTTGTCGAGGAGCTACTTAAAAAGACAGATGAGCTAAGCAGCAACATCATCAAACTTCAAATGCAAATAGAAAATCAAGAGAGCGAATTTGCAAAGCGACTTGAAGCGGAGATCGCCCGCGCAAAAGAGGATGGCAAAAACGAAGGCATCGCTCAAACAAATGCCACAAACGAGGCAAAGATAAAGGAGCTTGAGGCTAAATTTAGCGCTTCAGCCGCAAAGCTTGACGAGCAGTACGCTAAATTTGATGAGTTTTTGAAAAAGAGCGAGGACGAGCTTGGACAAACTGCGATAAAGATCGCAAAAGAGGTGATAGAAAAAGAGGTATCAAGCGCATCTAGCCAGATCGCTCACCACCTAGCAAATTCGCTTATAAAAGAGCTAAGCGACGTAAAAAATATAGAAATTCGCGTAAATCCAGAAGATAGCGACTATTTAAAAGAGCAATTTAGCAAAAATGAACGCGTAAAAGTAAGCGCTGATGATGCCATAAGCAAAGGTGGCGTGGTGATAATAAGCGAGGGCGGAAACATCGATGCGACGATGCAAACAAGGCTTGAAAAGCTAAAAATGCTGGTAAATAATGAATAA
- the fliG gene encoding flagellar motor switch protein FliG translates to MSMKLNDKQKMIYDDLSMPEKIAILLIQLGEEATAVIFSHMDVDVITEISGYIATAKNIDKQVAGAVLEEFYALMQSNQYMRSGGLEYAKEILYRTFGPEAAQKILDKLAKSMENSKSFGYLDKIKPQQLADFIVKEHPQTIALILAHMDSSSAAETLSFFSDELRSEVVIRMANLGDISPSVIKRVSTVLEGKLESLTSYKVEVGGPRAVAEVLNRLGQKASKSTIERIEQSDDKLATTIKELMFTFEDIINLNATAIREILKNVDKKDLMVAFKGSSDGIKDKFLSNMSQRAAEAFKEEMQYLGAVRVKDVEEAQRRIVEVVQTLADQGVFQVGEADEMIE, encoded by the coding sequence ATGTCGATGAAGTTAAATGATAAGCAAAAGATGATCTACGATGATCTATCAATGCCTGAAAAGATTGCTATTTTATTAATTCAACTTGGCGAAGAGGCGACAGCTGTTATATTTTCTCATATGGATGTTGATGTTATCACTGAAATTTCAGGCTACATAGCGACTGCAAAAAATATAGATAAACAAGTTGCAGGCGCAGTACTTGAAGAATTTTACGCTCTCATGCAGTCAAATCAATATATGAGAAGTGGTGGCTTAGAGTATGCAAAAGAAATTTTATACCGCACATTTGGTCCAGAGGCTGCGCAGAAAATTTTAGACAAGCTTGCAAAAAGCATGGAAAACTCAAAAAGCTTTGGCTATCTTGATAAGATAAAGCCGCAGCAACTCGCAGACTTCATCGTAAAAGAGCACCCTCAAACTATCGCGCTAATCCTTGCTCATATGGATTCAAGTAGTGCTGCTGAGACACTAAGCTTTTTTTCAGATGAGCTAAGAAGCGAGGTAGTGATCAGGATGGCAAATCTTGGCGATATTAGCCCATCAGTGATTAAGCGTGTCTCAACCGTGCTTGAGGGTAAACTTGAAAGCCTTACATCTTACAAGGTCGAGGTTGGTGGTCCAAGAGCTGTGGCAGAAGTGCTTAACAGACTTGGTCAAAAAGCTAGCAAAAGCACGATCGAGCGCATCGAGCAAAGCGACGATAAGCTTGCTACAACGATCAAAGAGCTTATGTTTACCTTTGAAGATATTATCAATCTTAACGCAACTGCGATTAGAGAAATTCTCAAAAATGTCGATAAAAAGGACCTTATGGTTGCATTTAAGGGCTCAAGCGATGGCATTAAGGATAAATTTTTATCAAATATGTCTCAGCGTGCAGCCGAAGCCTTTAAAGAGGAGATGCAATACCTTGGTGCCGTGCGTGTAAAAGATGTTGAAGAGGCTCAAAGACGCATTGTAGAAGTAGTACAAACCTTAGCCGATCAAGGCGTTTTCCAAGTTGGCGAAGCAGATGAGATGATAGAATGA
- the fliF gene encoding flagellar basal-body MS-ring/collar protein FliF codes for MDFKALLHQISQIYQKLSLKQKIVAGSSIVLVVAFLVFLTLYKSKSDSFAGYSVLFENISPSDSALIVDQLNKDGIKYKLANEGTILVPISDVYKERIAVATLGIPKESKIGFEIFDKQEFGATDAEQRVKFQRALEGELARTIESLSSIQKATVRIAIPKESVFTERQSLPTASIVVELKPGVSLNAKQIFGIKNLVAASVTNLSTENVKIVNQDGVALGDEDGEFDSDAIAQQIRYKREFENNYEQKIVNVLAPIVGGADKVVAKVNIDFDFDKKDTKSEVYDPNNVVRSESNIEEKRQGSAPNEVGGVPGAVSNIGPVQGLDDSTLKEQYNKSSQQTNYEISKKVTNVKGQFASINRVSAAVVIDGIYKSKKDSDGKPTGELEFNPLTKEQRESITNLIKQSIGYNQNRGDEVSLDNFEFKTHKDVSASEKMDSFMNSYVVPFLPIFKYLFAALLLYIFYKKVIVPFMQKMLEETKEEEEQVQNEFEDIETDAEDTLEKFKAARKKVEEQLGLGGEFNEDELKYDVLLEKMRTVISERSEEIAALLQDMVKNDNDFNMRKEI; via the coding sequence ATGGATTTTAAGGCATTACTTCATCAAATAAGTCAAATTTATCAAAAGCTTTCATTAAAACAAAAGATCGTCGCAGGCAGCTCGATCGTTTTGGTTGTGGCTTTTTTGGTATTTTTAACGCTTTACAAAAGCAAAAGTGATAGCTTTGCAGGATATAGCGTCCTTTTTGAAAACATCAGCCCAAGCGACTCAGCCTTAATAGTCGATCAGCTAAACAAAGATGGCATCAAGTATAAACTAGCAAATGAAGGCACGATCCTTGTGCCAATAAGTGATGTATATAAAGAGCGTATCGCTGTTGCAACGCTTGGTATACCAAAAGAGAGCAAGATCGGTTTTGAAATTTTTGACAAGCAAGAATTTGGCGCAACGGACGCCGAGCAGAGAGTTAAATTCCAAAGAGCGCTTGAGGGTGAGCTAGCTAGAACAATCGAGAGCCTCTCATCTATACAAAAAGCAACCGTAAGAATAGCCATACCAAAAGAGAGTGTCTTTACCGAGCGCCAGTCGCTGCCAACGGCCTCGATCGTGGTTGAGCTAAAGCCAGGCGTTAGTCTAAATGCGAAGCAAATTTTTGGCATTAAAAACTTAGTCGCCGCCTCTGTTACAAATTTAAGCACAGAAAATGTCAAGATCGTCAATCAAGATGGCGTCGCACTTGGCGATGAAGACGGAGAGTTTGATAGTGATGCCATAGCTCAGCAGATTCGCTATAAGCGCGAGTTTGAAAATAATTACGAGCAAAAGATCGTAAATGTCCTAGCTCCTATCGTGGGCGGGGCAGATAAGGTCGTAGCAAAGGTAAATATCGACTTTGACTTTGATAAAAAAGATACAAAAAGCGAGGTTTATGACCCAAATAACGTTGTAAGAAGCGAGAGCAACATCGAAGAAAAGCGTCAAGGCTCAGCTCCAAATGAAGTGGGCGGCGTACCAGGTGCAGTTAGCAACATAGGCCCTGTTCAAGGTCTTGATGATAGCACTTTAAAAGAGCAGTACAATAAAAGCTCACAGCAGACAAACTACGAAATTTCAAAGAAAGTGACAAATGTCAAAGGGCAGTTTGCTAGCATAAACAGAGTGAGCGCAGCTGTCGTTATAGATGGCATTTATAAAAGTAAAAAAGATAGTGATGGCAAACCAACTGGCGAGCTTGAATTTAACCCGCTTACCAAAGAGCAAAGAGAATCAATCACAAATTTAATCAAACAATCAATCGGCTACAATCAAAATAGAGGCGATGAGGTAAGCTTGGATAACTTCGAGTTTAAAACACATAAAGACGTAAGTGCTAGCGAAAAAATGGATAGCTTTATGAATAGCTATGTGGTGCCTTTCTTGCCGATATTTAAGTATCTTTTTGCAGCATTATTGCTTTACATCTTTTACAAAAAAGTTATCGTACCATTTATGCAAAAGATGCTTGAGGAGACAAAAGAGGAAGAAGAACAAGTTCAGAATGAGTTTGAAGATATCGAGACTGATGCTGAAGATACACTTGAGAAATTTAAAGCTGCTCGCAAGAAAGTCGAGGAGCAGCTTGGTCTTGGTGGTGAATTTAATGAAGACGAGCTAAAATACGACGTATTGCTAGAAAAAATGAGAACGGTTATCTCTGAACGTAGTGAAGAGATTGCGGCATTACTTCAAGATATGGTTAAAAATGATAATGACTTTAACATGCGCAAGGAAATTTAA
- the hisC gene encoding histidinol-phosphate transaminase: MKFNDFLDDLVNYEAGKPIELVVREFGIDAKDVIKLASNENPFGTSKRVEEALKEVAKNAHLYPDDSYFELKEGLAKKFGVTSKNLIIGSGSDQIIEFALHAKANKQSGVLMAGVTFAMYEIYAKQTGAKIYRTKSVEHNLSEFLEIYNAHKDEISVIFLCLPNNPLGECIDADEVYKFIKNIDENTLVVLDCAYNEFAKFKDSKKEIKPSEVVKFKNAIYLGTFSKAYALGGMRVGYGVANEEIIGALSKLRAPFNITTPSLRAAIVALDDDEFVQKTMQNNFEQMKRYEEFAEQNGIEFIPSYTNFITFKFNESKSSQICEKMLKKGIILRDLKSYALNAVRITIGQAWQNDRVFEELEQILK, encoded by the coding sequence ATGAAATTTAATGACTTTTTAGATGATCTAGTAAATTACGAGGCTGGAAAGCCGATCGAGCTTGTAGTTAGAGAGTTTGGCATCGATGCAAAAGATGTGATAAAACTAGCGAGCAATGAAAACCCTTTTGGCACTAGCAAACGCGTAGAAGAGGCGCTAAAAGAGGTCGCTAAAAACGCACATCTCTATCCAGACGATAGCTACTTTGAGCTAAAAGAGGGACTGGCTAAGAAATTTGGCGTAACTAGCAAAAATTTAATCATCGGCTCTGGAAGTGACCAGATCATAGAGTTTGCACTTCACGCAAAGGCAAACAAACAAAGTGGCGTTTTGATGGCTGGCGTGACATTTGCGATGTATGAAATTTATGCAAAACAAACAGGGGCTAAAATTTACCGCACAAAGAGCGTGGAGCATAATTTGAGTGAGTTTTTAGAAATTTATAACGCACATAAAGATGAAATTTCTGTCATATTTCTTTGCTTGCCAAACAACCCTTTGGGCGAATGCATCGATGCCGATGAAGTCTATAAATTTATAAAAAACATTGATGAAAACACGCTTGTGGTGCTTGATTGTGCTTACAACGAATTCGCTAAATTTAAAGATAGCAAAAAAGAGATAAAGCCAAGCGAGGTGGTGAAATTTAAAAATGCCATCTATCTTGGCACTTTCTCAAAGGCCTACGCACTTGGTGGCATGCGCGTGGGATACGGCGTGGCAAATGAAGAGATCATAGGCGCTCTTTCAAAGCTAAGAGCTCCATTTAACATCACAACTCCAAGCCTAAGAGCTGCGATAGTAGCACTTGATGATGATGAGTTTGTGCAAAAAACCATGCAAAACAACTTCGAGCAGATGAAGAGATATGAGGAATTTGCAGAGCAAAATGGCATCGAGTTTATCCCAAGCTACACAAATTTCATCACATTTAAATTTAACGAGTCAAAATCAAGCCAGATATGCGAAAAGATGCTAAAAAAAGGTATAATTTTACGAGATTTAAAAAGCTACGCCTTAAATGCGGTGAGAATCACCATCGGTCAGGCATGGCAAAACGATAGAGTTTTTGAAGAGTTAGAGCAAATTTTAAAGTAG
- the pheA gene encoding prephenate dehydratase, which translates to MQELNELRKEIDSIDDLILNKLNERMKLVEQIGKLKQTTGTPIYRPERERAIINRLTSLSKDKALNKAAIEAIYLEIFAVSRNLEMPQKIVYLGPEGTYTHQAAQSRFGAMSAYLPLATIEAVFTKLAQKEAKYGVVPIENNTEGAVGATLDCLSKFDDIKIVAELYVDIHHSFVSINENLKEIKRIYSHPQGYNQCRKFLEDHMLNEVEFVPAKSTAAAAYMASMDRESAAICSKIAAKIYNVPIVYETIEDNMANRTRFLILSDFKNAKVENSKTSILAKTDHSPGRLADLLSIFKNENINITKLESRPIKQREFKSIFYLDFEGHIDDEKVQNAFELAKESGAEITWLGSYLNGDE; encoded by the coding sequence ATGCAAGAGCTAAATGAGCTTAGAAAAGAGATCGATAGCATCGATGATCTCATCTTAAATAAACTAAATGAAAGAATGAAGCTTGTCGAGCAGATCGGCAAGCTAAAGCAAACGACTGGGACGCCCATATATCGTCCTGAGCGCGAGCGAGCTATCATAAACCGCTTAACTAGCCTTAGTAAAGATAAAGCCTTAAATAAGGCTGCTATCGAGGCTATTTATCTTGAAATTTTTGCTGTTAGTAGAAATTTAGAGATGCCTCAAAAGATCGTCTATCTAGGGCCTGAGGGCACTTATACGCATCAAGCGGCGCAAAGTAGATTTGGCGCGATGAGCGCGTATTTACCACTTGCTACGATCGAGGCAGTTTTTACGAAGCTAGCTCAAAAAGAGGCAAAATATGGCGTTGTGCCTATCGAAAACAACACTGAAGGCGCTGTTGGAGCTACGCTTGATTGTTTGAGTAAATTTGATGATATAAAGATAGTGGCAGAGCTCTACGTAGATATCCACCACAGCTTTGTTAGCATAAATGAAAATTTAAAAGAGATAAAGCGAATTTACTCGCATCCGCAAGGCTACAACCAATGCCGTAAATTTTTAGAAGATCATATGCTAAATGAGGTCGAATTTGTCCCAGCCAAATCAACCGCAGCAGCCGCATATATGGCATCTATGGATAGAGAATCAGCCGCCATTTGCTCAAAAATTGCAGCTAAAATTTACAACGTGCCAATCGTCTATGAGACTATTGAAGATAATATGGCAAATAGAACGAGATTTCTCATTCTTAGTGATTTTAAAAACGCCAAGGTTGAAAACTCAAAAACTTCGATCCTAGCAAAGACTGATCACAGTCCAGGACGCCTTGCTGATCTGCTTTCTATCTTTAAAAATGAAAATATCAATATCACAAAACTTGAGTCACGTCCTATAAAGCAGCGTGAATTTAAGTCAATTTTTTACCTTGACTTTGAAGGGCATATCGACGATGAGAAGGTGCAAAACGCCTTTGAGCTCGCAAAAGAGAGCGGCGCTGAGATAACGTGGCTTGGAAGCTATTTAAACGGAGATGAGTAA
- the lysA gene encoding diaminopimelate decarboxylase translates to MDFKELASKYKTPLYVYDFNYIKERYEALKNAFYARKSLVCYAVKANSNLSVLKFLADLGAGFDCVSIGEVKRALLAGAKRYQIIFSGVGKSDEELKEALENEILLINVESFAELLRLEEIAKGLNLKARISIRVNPGVDAKTHPYISTGLNENKFGVDAQTAKKMYIHAKASEFLEPTGIHFHIGSQLTSLSPIIDAAKIVSELLRELRALEIDIKFFDVGGGLGIIYNDEKEINLYDYAQGILGALKGQDVTIVCEPGRFIVGNAGYFVASVLYEKFNGKKRFVITDGAMNDLIRPSLYGAHHKIFVYGKDENLGTCDVVGPVCESGDFLAKDIELPECESGDIIVVKGAGAYGFSMSSNYNTRNRAAEVCVLDGKDRLIRRRESFEDVVAPEIEFLESADARAK, encoded by the coding sequence ATGGATTTTAAAGAGCTTGCAAGCAAATACAAAACCCCACTTTACGTTTATGATTTTAACTACATTAAAGAGCGCTACGAGGCGCTAAAAAACGCATTTTACGCTAGAAAATCTCTGGTTTGCTACGCTGTAAAAGCAAACTCAAATTTAAGCGTTTTAAAATTTCTGGCTGATCTTGGAGCTGGATTTGACTGCGTGAGCATCGGCGAGGTCAAAAGAGCGCTTTTGGCAGGAGCTAAGAGATATCAGATCATCTTTAGCGGCGTTGGCAAGAGCGATGAAGAGCTAAAAGAGGCTTTAGAAAATGAAATTTTGCTGATAAATGTCGAGAGCTTTGCCGAACTTTTAAGGCTTGAAGAGATAGCAAAAGGGTTAAATTTAAAGGCAAGGATTAGCATCAGGGTAAATCCAGGCGTCGATGCAAAAACTCACCCATATATCTCGACAGGGCTAAATGAAAACAAATTTGGCGTCGATGCACAGACAGCTAAAAAGATGTATATCCACGCTAAAGCATCAGAGTTTCTTGAGCCAACTGGCATACACTTTCACATCGGCTCGCAGCTAACTTCACTAAGCCCGATAATAGACGCTGCAAAGATCGTAAGTGAGCTTTTAAGAGAGCTAAGAGCGCTTGAGATCGATATCAAATTTTTTGACGTTGGCGGCGGACTTGGCATCATCTACAACGATGAAAAAGAGATAAATTTATACGACTACGCACAAGGAATTTTAGGCGCACTAAAGGGTCAAGATGTGACCATCGTTTGCGAGCCAGGACGCTTCATCGTGGGCAATGCTGGCTACTTTGTCGCAAGCGTTTTATATGAGAAATTTAATGGCAAAAAGAGATTTGTCATCACTGATGGCGCGATGAATGATCTTATAAGACCAAGCCTTTATGGCGCGCATCACAAAATTTTTGTTTATGGCAAGGATGAAAATTTAGGCACTTGCGATGTGGTCGGTCCAGTTTGTGAAAGCGGCGACTTTTTAGCAAAAGATATAGAGCTACCAGAGTGTGAAAGTGGCGATATCATCGTAGTTAAAGGGGCTGGAGCTTATGGTTTTAGCATGAGCTCAAACTACAACACAAGAAACAGAGCCGCTGAAGTTTGCGTTCTTGATGGCAAAGATAGGCTGATAAGAAGACGAGAGAGCTTTGAGGATGTCGTGGCACCTGAGATTGAGTTTTTGGAGAGTGCTGATGCAAGAGCTAAATGA
- a CDS encoding LptF/LptG family permease → MKLYARYVGWVYIKSFLIVFLALELFYVGIDLLTNLKDLPPSANLQLLYVGLTALSAISYVLPLSLIFALIILHVNMVRSNELISFYALGISKNKLILPPFLIALFVTIFYVGLNFTPFAYAHDYQKSITKNTAFSKSTNDSFLKFEGKFIYIKELNSAKQRANDVRIFDINGTDLLSTTFADHAKFKDNEWILEDVNQTFLPQTLELGENGFNKVKSENLDALRGFKPKSIESAASVENSKFNIPDAINFIKTFKNEGIGLDSAKTAFYNLAITPFFAPFLLLIFYYHLPVTGRFFNLALSTFIFVVITLVVWGLLFILIKFAQTSVILPEIGMVLPVILLFAYAIYLIKSHR, encoded by the coding sequence ATGAAACTATACGCCAGATACGTTGGCTGGGTCTATATAAAATCTTTTCTTATCGTATTTTTAGCGCTTGAGCTATTTTATGTTGGCATTGATCTGCTTACAAATTTAAAAGATCTGCCGCCATCTGCTAACCTTCAGCTACTCTATGTTGGCCTTACTGCACTAAGTGCCATTAGCTACGTTTTGCCACTTTCACTCATTTTTGCGCTAATAATTTTACATGTAAATATGGTTCGCTCAAACGAGCTAATCAGCTTTTATGCTCTTGGCATCAGTAAAAACAAGCTCATTTTGCCGCCATTTCTCATCGCACTTTTTGTGACGATTTTTTACGTTGGGCTAAATTTTACGCCATTTGCTTATGCGCATGACTATCAAAAAAGTATCACAAAAAATACCGCTTTTTCAAAAAGCACAAACGACTCATTTTTGAAGTTTGAAGGCAAATTTATCTATATAAAAGAGCTAAACTCAGCCAAGCAAAGGGCAAATGACGTGAGAATTTTTGACATTAATGGCACTGACTTGCTCTCGACAACCTTTGCCGACCACGCTAAATTTAAAGACAATGAGTGGATTTTAGAGGATGTAAATCAGACCTTTTTGCCTCAAACCTTAGAGCTTGGCGAAAATGGTTTTAATAAGGTAAAAAGCGAAAATTTAGATGCGTTAAGAGGCTTTAAGCCAAAGAGCATTGAGAGTGCTGCAAGCGTTGAAAACTCTAAATTTAACATACCTGATGCGATAAATTTTATAAAGACATTTAAAAACGAAGGCATTGGACTTGACAGCGCAAAAACTGCCTTTTATAACCTCGCCATCACGCCATTTTTTGCGCCATTTTTATTGCTTATTTTCTACTATCATTTGCCAGTGACTGGCAGGTTTTTTAACCTCGCACTCTCAACATTTATCTTTGTTGTGATAACACTCGTAGTTTGGGGGCTTCTCTTTATCTTAATCAAATTTGCTCAAACCTCAGTCATATTGCCAGAGATCGGCATGGTTCTCCCTGTTATTTTGCTTTTTGCATACGCCATTTATCTCATAAAATCGCATCGTTAA
- the pth gene encoding aminoacyl-tRNA hydrolase → MTLIAGLGNPGPKYENTRHNIGFMLIDLLKDSNFKDVSSAKFQGEVFKFNDIILLKPTTFMNLSGQSVKAVKDFYKPDRIIVIHDDLDLSFGAVKFKKGGSSGGHNGIKSIDNIIGNDYERVRVGIGHEGDAKNFVLGEFSDEEKKALDEILAYTKNAVCELLKSDINEISQKFTVKKGLIK, encoded by the coding sequence GTGACACTAATAGCGGGGCTGGGCAATCCTGGCCCCAAATACGAAAATACTAGACACAACATAGGCTTTATGCTTATAGACCTCCTAAAAGACTCAAATTTCAAAGATGTTAGCTCAGCTAAATTTCAAGGTGAAGTTTTTAAATTTAACGACATTATCTTGCTAAAACCAACAACCTTTATGAACCTCTCAGGTCAAAGTGTAAAGGCGGTAAAAGACTTTTATAAACCAGATAGGATCATCGTCATCCACGACGATCTTGATCTTAGTTTTGGCGCGGTTAAATTTAAAAAAGGCGGCAGTAGCGGCGGACATAACGGCATAAAATCGATCGATAATATAATAGGCAACGACTACGAAAGGGTGCGTGTTGGTATCGGACATGAGGGCGATGCTAAAAATTTTGTCCTTGGCGAGTTTAGTGACGAGGAGAAAAAGGCTTTAGATGAAATTTTAGCCTATACAAAAAATGCGGTTTGCGAGCTGCTAAAGAGCGACATCAACGAAATTTCACAAAAATTTACGGTAAAAAAAGGTCTTATCAAATGA
- a CDS encoding 50S ribosomal protein L25/general stress protein Ctc, which translates to MLEGIVRESIGKKSAKALRRDGYLIANIYGKGLENVAAAFKVNDFIKEARKKESLAFDVKVGGKVYNVVIVDYQRDVVTSDLKHVDLKVALPGVLSKYMIPVKPVGTPIGLKNKGVLIQSKRRLCVKCTAENLPNSFDVDVSKLDIDDTILVRDITAPKGVTIIDADRVAVLGVIKAK; encoded by the coding sequence ATGTTAGAAGGAATCGTTAGAGAGAGTATCGGTAAGAAGTCTGCGAAGGCTTTGAGAAGAGATGGTTATCTAATCGCCAACATTTATGGCAAGGGATTAGAGAATGTTGCAGCTGCTTTTAAAGTCAATGACTTTATCAAAGAAGCACGCAAAAAAGAGAGCCTTGCTTTTGATGTAAAAGTAGGCGGAAAAGTTTATAATGTCGTTATTGTTGATTACCAAAGAGATGTTGTTACAAGCGATCTTAAACACGTAGATCTAAAAGTAGCACTTCCAGGCGTTTTATCAAAATATATGATCCCAGTTAAGCCAGTTGGAACACCTATTGGTCTTAAAAATAAGGGCGTTTTGATCCAGTCAAAAAGACGTCTTTGCGTAAAATGCACGGCTGAAAATTTACCAAATTCATTTGACGTTGATGTAAGCAAACTTGACATTGATGATACGATTTTGGTTCGTGATATCACAGCTCCTAAAGGCGTTACAATCATTGACGCTGACCGTGTTGCGGTACTTGGAGTTATTAAAGCTAAATAA
- a CDS encoding type IV pilus twitching motility protein PilT — MTKKDLDSYLCSLVDKGGSDLHLKSASLVYGRFNGEIMPLSEENLDPSDAVAIANELLGAKFDEFMDKKDIDFSYKLNDEYCFRVNMFLQINGISAVFRVTPTKIPTIKDLNLPSVIEKICTETTRGIILVTGPTGSGKTTTLASMINFINQTKRSHIVTIEDPIEYVFNDDKSIINQRSIGADALNFSDALRASLREDPDIILVGEMRDLETIETAIRAAETGHLVLSTLHTLDAKESVNRIVNSFPQGERDKVSLMFSSVLACVISQRLVKTLFGTRRPAVEIMRKNTRIKELISEEKFDEIDLAIAESKNTYGMQTFDQHLLELYENKIISAEVALDNASNRGDLQLKIKSSNVAGFSFENGVNFGKPQSKQDQPEVIALKEI; from the coding sequence ATGACCAAAAAAGACCTAGACTCATATCTGTGCTCTTTGGTAGATAAAGGCGGCAGCGACCTTCATCTAAAGTCTGCAAGCCTTGTTTATGGTAGATTTAATGGTGAGATCATGCCGCTTAGTGAAGAAAATTTAGACCCAAGTGATGCGGTGGCTATCGCAAACGAGCTTTTGGGGGCTAAATTTGATGAGTTTATGGATAAAAAAGATATAGATTTTTCTTATAAACTAAATGATGAGTACTGCTTTCGTGTAAATATGTTTTTGCAGATAAATGGAATTTCTGCTGTCTTTCGTGTCACTCCAACAAAAATTCCAACCATAAAAGATCTAAATTTACCAAGCGTGATAGAAAAAATTTGCACAGAGACCACTCGTGGCATCATCCTGGTGACTGGCCCAACTGGAAGCGGCAAGACGACAACGCTTGCAAGCATGATAAATTTCATAAATCAGACAAAAAGATCACATATCGTGACTATCGAAGATCCGATTGAGTATGTATTTAACGACGATAAAAGTATAATCAACCAGCGCTCTATCGGGGCAGATGCGCTAAATTTCTCAGATGCGCTAAGGGCTTCACTTAGAGAAGATCCTGATATCATTTTGGTGGGCGAGATGAGAGATCTTGAGACGATTGAGACTGCCATTAGAGCTGCTGAGACTGGTCACTTGGTGCTTTCGACACTTCACACACTTGATGCAAAAGAGAGCGTAAATAGGATAGTAAATAGCTTCCCTCAAGGTGAGCGAGATAAGGTCAGCCTTATGTTCTCTTCAGTGCTTGCTTGCGTCATCTCACAAAGGCTAGTTAAGACGCTTTTTGGCACAAGACGCCCAGCAGTTGAGATCATGAGAAAAAATACCCGCATAAAAGAGCTCATATCTGAAGAGAAATTTGATGAGATCGATCTTGCCATAGCTGAGTCAAAAAATACTTACGGCATGCAAACTTTTGATCAGCACCTGCTTGAGCTTTATGAAAATAAGATAATTAGTGCCGAAGTAGCGCTTGACAATGCTAGCAACAGGGGCGACTTGCAGCTTAAGATAAAAAGCTCAAATGTAGCAGGTTTTAGCTTTGAAAATGGTGTAAATTTTGGCAAACCTCAAAGCAAACAAGATCAACCTGAAGTGATCGCACTTAAAGAAATTTAA